The Gavia stellata isolate bGavSte3 chromosome 1, bGavSte3.hap2, whole genome shotgun sequence genome has a segment encoding these proteins:
- the ZRSR2 gene encoding U2 small nuclear ribonucleoprotein auxiliary factor 35 kDa subunit-related protein 2, translated as MAAPMLLPESPLGKLSHQKYRAILKKEKRKKKRQALAKLRDSEATEKDESVSEEEEEELEEEEEEEEEEKKLEAERQKLHEQWLLREEKAQEEFKLKKEKEEAARKRQEEEERKIKEEWEEQQRKEREVAQQKQQEKREREAAVQRMLDQAESQLENGVTWHNPEPPENIGTEKDRANCPFYIKTGSCRFGDRCSRKHNYPTSSKTLLVRGMFITFGMEQCRRDDYDTDASLEYSDEETYQQFLEFYEDVLPEFQNVGKVVQFKVSCNYEPHLRGNVYVQYQSEKDCQAALALFSGRWYAGRQLHCEFCPVTRWKTAICGLFERQKCPRGKHCNFLHVFKNPNNEFWEANRDIRISPERTNQLSKNSERRNRTSHRDDYYSRSRRRGSPSPDHSYRRNGESERKKNRRKNKRRRRSGRSRSRERRRSHSRGRKRRGRSRSRSHSRTRSRSRSRSSSRSRSRGKKRSSSRGKNSETPKTK; from the exons ATGGCGGCGCCCATGTTGCTGCCCGAGTCCCCTCTGGGGAAGTTGAG CCATCAAAAATACAGAGCtattctgaagaaagaaaagcgGAAAAAAAAGCGGCAGGCACTTGCCAAACTAAGAGACTCAG AAGCTACAGAAAAAGATGAATCGGTgtctgaggaggaagaggaggaactggaagaagaggaggaagaagaagaagaagaaaaaaaacttgagGCAGAAAG ACAAAAACTACACGAGCAGTGGTTgctgagggaagaaaaggcCCAAGAAGAGTTCAagcttaagaaagaaaaagaagaggctgcaagaaagcgtcaggaagaagaagag AGGAAGATCAAAGAAGAATGGGAagagcagcaaagaaaagagagagaagtggcacagcagaagcaacaggagaagagagagagagag GCAGCTGTGCAGAGGATGCTGGATCAAGCTGAAAGCCAG CTGGAGAATGGTGTGACCTGGCATAACCCAGAGCCCCCAGAGAATATAGGAACAGAGAAGGATAGAGCGAATTGCCCATTCTATATTAAAACAGGTTCCTGCCGATTTGGAGACAG GTGTTCTCGCAAGCATAACTATCCAACATCTAGTAAGACACTACTTGTCCGAGGCATGTTCATTACTTTTGGCATGGAGCAGTGCCGGAGAGATGACTATGACACAGACGCAAGTCTCGAGTACAGTGACGAGGAGACCTACCAGCAGTTCCTGGAGTTCTATGAGGACGTGCTCCCCGAGTTTCAGAATGTGGGGAAGGTTGTTCAATTCAAG GTCAGTTGCAACTACGAGCCTCACCTGCGAGGAAATGTGTATGTCCAGTATCAGTC GGAGAAGGACTGTCAGGCAGCTCTTGCTCTGTTCAGTGGACGATGGTATGCAGGCCGACAGCTTCACTGTGAATTTTGTCCTGTGACAAGGTGGAAAACTGCTATATGTG GCTTATTTGAAAGGCAGAAGTGTCCAAGAGGGAAACACTGCAACTTTCTTCATGTATTCAAAAATCCAAACAATGAGTTTTGGGAGGCCAATAGAGACATACGTATTTCTCCTGAACGGACTAATCAGTTGTCTAAAAACTCTGAAAGGAGAAACAGAACAAGCCATCGTGATGACTATTACAGCCGGTCAAGGAGAAGGGGCAGCCCAAGCCCAGATCATTCTTACCGGAGAAATGGAGAatctgagagaaaaaagaatcGCCGCAAAAACAAGAGAAGGCGCCGGTCTGGCAGGTCAAGAAGTCGAGAAAGGAGGAGGTCTCACAGCagggggagaaagaggagaggcCGCAGTCGCAGCAGAAGTCATAGTCGAACACGCAGTAGGAGCAGAAGTCGGAGTTCCTCTCGATCCAGGAGCAGGGGTAAAAAGAGAtcaagcagcagaggaaaaaatagtgaAACTCCCAAAACAAAGTGA